In the Theobroma cacao cultivar B97-61/B2 chromosome 1, Criollo_cocoa_genome_V2, whole genome shotgun sequence genome, one interval contains:
- the LOC18613479 gene encoding bidirectional sugar transporter NEC1 has product MQEINISSFFCSKLPHIQAKRKSFTPRIMANIHDHGFSVVFGLLGNILSFLVYLAPLPTFYRIFKKKSTEGFQSIPYSVALFSAMLLLYYAFLKKHDAFMLITINSIGCCIESIYLLLYMVYATKSARVYTTKLLIFFNLGALGSIILLTFIFSEGSSRISVVGWICAVFSVCVFAAPLSIIRLVIKTKTVEYMPFPLSFFLTLCAVTWFLYGFSLRDYYIATPNILGFIFGITQMILYLLYRGGRKEQILPEIKAQETLPESKAKEQANGVQLSTLNQHQEAAAMNNGVGGMISNSQIVPSETNV; this is encoded by the exons ATGCAAGAAATAAATATAAGCTCTTTCTTCTGCTCTAAGCTGCCCCATATCCAAGCTAAGAGAAAGAGCTTCACACCAAGAATAATGGCAAACATCCACGATCATGGCTTCTCTGTTGTTTTTGGCCTTCTAG GCAATATTTTGTCGTTCCTCGTTTATCTTGCTCCATT GCCAACTTTCTACAGGATTTTCAAGAAGAAATCAACAGAAGGTTTTCAATCCATACCATATTCAGTAGCACTTTTCAGTGCCATGTTGTTGCTCTACTACGCCTTCCTCAAGAAACATGATGCATTCATGCTCATCACCATCAATTCAATTGGCTGCTGCATTGAATCCATATATCTCTTATTGTACATGGTTTATGCAACCAAAAGCGCCAGG GTATACACGACAAAGCTGCTCATATTTTTCAACCTTGGGGCATTAGGATCAATCATACTACTCACATTCATATTTTCGGAGGGCTCTAGTCGAATTTCCGTTGTGGGGTGGATTTGTGCCGTCTTCTCTGTCTGTGTCTTTGCTGCTCCACTTAGCATCATT AGGTTAGTCATCAAAACGAAGACCGTTGAATACATGCCGTTCCCATTGTCATTCTTCTTGACTCTCTGTGCTGTAACGTGGTTCCTCTACGGCTTTTCATTGAGAGATTACTACATAGCA ACACCAAACATTCTGGGATTCATCTTTGGGATAACTCAGATGATATTATACCTCCTGTATCGCGGCGGACGAAAAGAACAAATCTTGCCAGAGATCAAGGCACAAGAAACCTTGCCAGAGAGCAAGGCTAAAGAGCAAGCTAATGGTGTCCAACTTAGCACATTAAACCAGCATCAAGAAGCAGCTGCCATGAATAATGGAGTTGGAGGGATGATTAGCAACTCACAGATTGTGCCAAGTGAAACCAACGTGTGA
- the LOC18613481 gene encoding CASP-like protein 1E1 isoform X1 has product MHPPTSFFIPTSTSIYSPLIEREIELRNMDGVGSNVKVVESSRRVTHCDLILRILGLILTLVAAIVTGVDKETKTISVSITKTLPTLHVPVTAKWHYMSAFVYFLISNTVASLYAAASLVASMAVRTSKEKAAMALVILDMTIMGLLFSSNGAAIAVGVLGQYGNSHARWNKVCELFGGFCHEMTAAIILSLVGSLVFFWLVALAILNLHKKSG; this is encoded by the exons ATGCACCCCCCAACTTCCTTCTTTATTCCAACATCCACCTCCATTTACTCCCCTCTT ATCGAGAGAGAAATAGAGCTTCGAAACATGGATGGAGTTGGGAGCAATGTGAAGGTGGTAGAGAGTTCAAGGAGAGTTACACACTGTGACCTGATACTAAGGATTCTGGGTCTGATCCTTACTTTGGTAGCTGCAATTGTGACGGGTGTTGACAAGGAGACAAAGACTATTTCTGTCAGTATCACCAAAACCTTGCCCACCTTGCACGTTCCTGTTACTGCTAAGTGGCATTACATGTCTGCCTTTGT GTACTTCCTTATATCAAATACCGTAGCATCTTTGTACGCAGCAGCATCACTGGTAGCATCTATGGCAGTCCGGACCTCCAAAGAAAAGGCAGCAATGGCTCTCGTCATTCTGGACATGACCATAATGGGGTTGCTGTTCTCTTCTAATGGAGCAGCAATTGCTGTTGGGGTCTTAGGCCAATATGGTAACTCACATGCGCGATGGAACAAGGTCTGCGAATTGTTCGGTGGATTCTGTCACGAAATGACTGCTGCTATAATCTTATCTTTGGTAGGATCGTTAGTTTTCTTTTGGCTGGTGGCACTGGCCATTCTCAACCTTCACAAGAAATCAGGGTAG
- the LOC18613481 gene encoding CASP-like protein 1E1 isoform X2 — protein MDGVGSNVKVVESSRRVTHCDLILRILGLILTLVAAIVTGVDKETKTISVSITKTLPTLHVPVTAKWHYMSAFVYFLISNTVASLYAAASLVASMAVRTSKEKAAMALVILDMTIMGLLFSSNGAAIAVGVLGQYGNSHARWNKVCELFGGFCHEMTAAIILSLVGSLVFFWLVALAILNLHKKSG, from the exons ATGGATGGAGTTGGGAGCAATGTGAAGGTGGTAGAGAGTTCAAGGAGAGTTACACACTGTGACCTGATACTAAGGATTCTGGGTCTGATCCTTACTTTGGTAGCTGCAATTGTGACGGGTGTTGACAAGGAGACAAAGACTATTTCTGTCAGTATCACCAAAACCTTGCCCACCTTGCACGTTCCTGTTACTGCTAAGTGGCATTACATGTCTGCCTTTGT GTACTTCCTTATATCAAATACCGTAGCATCTTTGTACGCAGCAGCATCACTGGTAGCATCTATGGCAGTCCGGACCTCCAAAGAAAAGGCAGCAATGGCTCTCGTCATTCTGGACATGACCATAATGGGGTTGCTGTTCTCTTCTAATGGAGCAGCAATTGCTGTTGGGGTCTTAGGCCAATATGGTAACTCACATGCGCGATGGAACAAGGTCTGCGAATTGTTCGGTGGATTCTGTCACGAAATGACTGCTGCTATAATCTTATCTTTGGTAGGATCGTTAGTTTTCTTTTGGCTGGTGGCACTGGCCATTCTCAACCTTCACAAGAAATCAGGGTAG
- the LOC18613482 gene encoding zinc finger protein CONSTANS-LIKE 13 produces MTDQKNNNQKQWRLCDYCNQSKAFLYCRADSAKLCFSCDREVHSANQLFTRHPRSQLCDACDKSPASIFCETEQSVFCSNCDWESHKCSSSSLHNRRPIEGFSGCPSVSELVNSFGIEDLGSKTLFLSEEKVGCGDGGEDDGLLDLLSWETPEFSSLDDLIVSSDFGHGFKPTDVPPLRKNRNASCGRHKEEMLLQLRELAKSEPNLSTDFENVTGFLPLLPNTYNSQPGSVHTSCKNDKDPIPFPAYELSAPQCFSDNVEMANQVFLPFSQLRGYTEESAVVPNEHLDTSRTAHVNDSLEDQLQHQIAAGTTSALPKIVVHELNSQERHSAISRYKEKRKTRRYDKHIRYESRKVRAESRTRIKGRFAKVEH; encoded by the exons ATGACTGATCagaaaaataataaccaaaaacAGTGGAGACTCTGTGATTATTGTAACCAATCCAAAGCTTTTTTATATTGCAGAGCTGACTCGGCCAAGCTATGTTTTTCATGCGACAGGGAAGTTCATTCAGCCAACCAACTATTCACCAGGCACCCTCGGTCGCAGCTCTGTGACGCCTGTGACAAATCCCCTGCTTCCATCTTTTGCGAAACAGAGCAATCTGTTTTTTGCTCAAATTGTGACTGGGAAAGCCACAAGTGTTCCTCATCTTCGTTGCATAATAGGAGGCCCATAGAAGGGTTTTCTGGGTGTCCTTCTGTTAGTGAATTGGTTAATAGTTTTGGGATTGAGGATTTGGGTAGCAAAACTCTGTTTTTGAGTGAAGAGAAAGTTGGCTGTGGAGATGGTGGTGAAGATGATGGGTTGTTGGATTTGTTAAGTTGGGAAACTCCTGAGTTTTCTAGCCTTGATGATTTGATTGTTTCGAGTGATTTTGGACATGGGTTTAAGCCCACTGATGTTCCTCCTCTGCGTAAG AACCGTAATGCTTCTTGTGGACGACATAAGGAGGAGATGCTTCTTCAGCTTCGTGAACTGGCAAAGTCAGAACCCAACCTCAGCactgattttgaaaatgttaCTGGGTTCCTGCCACTTTTACCTAATACTTATAATTCGCAGCCAGGAAGTGTGCATACAAGTTGCAAAAATGATAAAGATCCAATTCCATTTCCTGCTTATGAG TTAAGTGCACCGCAGTGCTTCAGTGATAATGTCGAGATGGCCAATCAAGTATTTCTACCTTTTTCACAATTAAGAGGCTACACTGAGGAAAGTGCTGTTGTTCCTAATGAACATCTAGATACTAGTAGGACCGCACATGTGAATGATAGTCTTGAAGACCAACTACAACATCAAATTGCTGCTGGAACCACATCAGCGCTTCCAAAGATTGTTGTCCATGAGTTAAATAGCCAAGAGAGACACTCTGCAATTTCACGCTACaaggagaaaaggaaaacaagaaG ATATGATAAGCACATCAGGTATGAATCAAGAAAGGTACGAGCTGAAAGCAGGACAAGAATTAAGGGGCGTTTTGCAAAGGTGGAGCATTGA